TATAATCTCTTTCAAATTCCTTTACTTTATTTACCGGTACATCTTTTAACAAGTTTTTAGAACCTGCATAAATGATTGAAATTTGGTCTTCTACAGTATAAGGATCGTTTTGTGCTTGCTTTAAGATTTCAACATTACGTTGTCCTTTAGAAATCACATTTAAAGTTGCTGCATCTAAATCAGAACCAAACTTAGCGAATGCTTCTAATTCACGATATTGTGCTTGATCTAATTTTAAAGTACCAGATACTTTTTTCATCGCTTTAATCTGAGCGTTACCACCAACACGAGATACAGAAATACCTACGTTAATTGCTGGACGAACACCAGAGTTAAATAAATCTCCATCTAAGAAAATTTGTCCATCAGTAATCGAAATTACGTTTGTTGGAATATATGCTGATACATCTCCTGCTTGTGTTTCAATAATCGGTAATGCAGTTAAAGAACCTCCACCTTTTACAACTCCTCTTAAAGAATCTGGTAAATCGTTCATTTCACTAGCAATTTTATCATCATTGATAACCTTTGCAGCACGTTCTAATAATCTTGAGTGTAAGTAAAATACATCCCCTGGATATGCCTCACGTCCCGGAGGTCTTCTTAATAATAAAGAAATCTCACGGTATGCAACTGCTTGTTTAGATAAATCATCATAAACAATTAAAGCTGGTCTACCAGTATCTCTAAAGTATTCTCCAATTGCAGCTCCTGCAAATGGTGCATATACTTGCATTGCTGCAGGATCAGATGCATTTGCTGCTACAATTGTAGTATAAGCTAAAGCTCCTTTTTCTTCTAAAACATTGGCAATAGCAGCTACAGTAGATGCTTTTTGACCAATAGCAACATATATACAATATACTGGGTTACCAGCATCGTAAAATTCTTTTTGATTTAAAATTGTATCAATAGCAACTGTAGATTTACCAGTTTGACGGTCTCCAATAATTAACTCACGTTGACCACGTCCTACAGGAATCATAGCATCAATAGATTTGATACCAGTTTGCATTGGTTCAGTTACAGGCTCACGATAAATAACCCCAGGAGCTCTACGCTCTAAAGGCATTTCGTAAGTTTTACCTTCAATAGGTCCTTTACCATCAATTGGCTGACCTAATGTATTTACAACACGTCCTACAATACCTTCTCCAGCTCTTAAAGAAGCAATTCTTTCTGTACGTTTAACAACAGAACCTTCTCTTACTGATGTAGAAGCACCTAATAATACAACACCTGCATTATCTTCTTCTAAGTTTAATACGATACCTTCTAATCCGTTATCGAATTCTACTAATTCACCATATTGTACATTAGACAAACCATAAACACGAGCAATACCATCACCTACTTGTAATACGGTACCAACTTCATTTAATGAAGCTTTAGACTCGAAGTTTGTTAATTGTTCCTTTAAAATTGCTGAAACTTCAGCTGGTTTAATTCCTGCCATCTTATTTCTTTGGATGTATAATTAAATTTGTGGAATGTTATGACTATTGTCAAATTCTCTTCTTAACTCTTTGAATTGATTAGAAATACTTGCATCATACTGCACATCTCCAACACGTAAAATAAATCCTCCTAAAATATTCGGATTTACTATATTTTCTATACTTGCGCTATTTCCTGTTAAAGAAACAATTTTCGCTTGTATTTTATCTTCTAACTCTTTTGTTAAAACTACTGCTGTGGTAACTTTAGCAACCTGTACACCTTTATAGGCATCGTAAATAATAGAATATTGCTTTGCAATAGCTTCTAACATTATCATACGTTTATTCTCTTCTAATAAGTTGAATAAATTTGTTATGATAGCATCTACTTTATCTCCAAAAAGTGCAACTAAAACCGTTTTTTTATCATTGGCTTTAACTACAGGGCTTTTAAGCATTCTGTTTAAATCGCTACTTTCGGCAATAGTACTTGCGATTAACTTCATGTTATCGTTAACTAAAGAATCTTTATTAGTTTCTTTAGCAAGATTTAATATTGCTTTTGCGTAACGTAATGCTGGTCTAGATCCTTTCATCGATTGATTAGTTTAAAGTAATCTCTTCTAACATTCCTTCAACTAGCTTTAAATGATCTGCTGGTGAAGTTAACTCTTTTTTCACTAACTGCTGAGCAATATCTAAAGATAAATCAGTTACTGTTTTCTTTAATTCAGAAATAGCAGCTTGTTGTTCTTGCTTTATTGTTGCTTTAGCATTTTCTATCATGCTAGAAGTTTGTGCTTGTGCTTCTTCTTTTGCTTCTGCTACAATATTTTCTTTAATATCACGAGCTTCTTGCATCATTGCATCTCTTTCGGCACGTGCTTCTTTAAATAACCTATCGTTATCAGCTTGTAAATTTTGCATTTCTTTACGAGCATTTTCAGCTTGATCTAATGCATTTTGGATACCTTCTTCTCTGTCATTTAATGCAGATAAGATTGGCTTCCAAGCAAACTTTACCATTAAAAAGATTAATATTAATAAGATAAAAGCCTGCATGACAAATAATCCTATTGAAAAATCATTAAAAATTCCCATACTAATTTATTTTGTATTTTTTTATTGTTTAATAAAACACATCTGCAACCAACCGTTGCAGATAGTGTTTCTTTTTAATTTCTGGAAGATTATCCTAAAAGTAAAGCACCGAATGCTAAACCTTCTAATAATGCTCCAATAATAATCATTGCTGTTTGGATTTTTCCAGCAGCTTCAGGTTGACGTGCGATAGCTTCCATTGCGCTACTACCGATTTTCCCTAATCCTAATCCTGCTCCGATTACGATTAAACCTGCTCCTATTAAAGTAAGACCTGTCATAATAATTGATTTATATTAAATTAAACAAAAAATTTCATTTTACTAATGGTGATCGTGTTCTTCTACAGCCATACCAATAAACAATGAAGATAACATTGTAAAAATATAGGCTTGTAAGAAGGCTACTAACACTTCGATTAACGTTAAAAACAACGTTAAAAATACAGATACACCTGTTGCACCTGCTGTTCCAAACTTCGCTTTTAATATAATCATTAAAGCGGCAATACCCATTACTACTGAGTGACCTGCAGTAATATTGGCAAATAAACGCACAAATAAAGAAAAAGGCTTCGTTAAAATCCCTAAAAATTCGATAGGTGCTAAAATAAATTTCATAGCTACAGGTACTCCTGGCATCCAAAAAATATGTTTCCAATAATCTTTATTTGCTGAAAACTGTACTATAAAAAAGGTAAAAAGAGCTAAACAAACTGTTACAGCTAATTGTCCTGTAATGTTAAATCCTAATGGAGTTAAACCTAATAAGTTTGAAACCCATATAAAAAAGAAAACAGTTAATAAGAACCCCATAAATTTACGGTAATGCTTTTCACCAATATTTGGTCTTGCTATTTCATCTCTAACATATAATACTAAAGGCTCTAAAACTCTTGCAAAACCTGTTGGTATTGCTCCTTTTTTGTATCCTTTAGCTAAAGATCTAAATCCGAAAATCATTAATAAACCTACTAAAAGCATCCCTACAACACTTTTTGTTATAGAAAAATCTAATGCTTTATGAGCATTTGTAGCACGGTGAGCTTCATCAAAAGAAACAGCAGTTTCTCCTTCGTTTAACTCATATATTTTACTGTGTATTTTAGTTAACTGTACTCCATCTGCTGGAACAACTACGTGACCATCATCATTATGATGAAAAGCTGAAGACATAAAAGTTCTTAATCCTTTACTTGTCCAAACAATTATAGGTAAAGGAACACCTACGTGTTTTCTTTCGTTTTTATCATTTGTGTATGAAAACAAAGTAAAATCATGTGAATCTGCTAAGTGATGTTTCTTATAAGCTTCAATTTCTGCCTTTGTGTTTACACGGCCACCATCATCTTGTAAAGTAGTATCTCCATTTTCAGCTGAAACTGAAAATGATGTAAAAACTAATGCAAGTATTGTTAAAAACTTGATAGATTTTTTTGCTATCATCATATCTTAAATTTGAATAAAGGTTTAAGGTCTGTAAATTTCCGTGCAAAGGTACATATTTAATTAAAACTACAAACCGTTTTTAAACTTAGTTTTGTTACAAATTTAACCTAGTGTTAAAACTACGTTTAAAAAAGCAAACTACTTAGTGTTTAATAACTTAAAAACACCTGCTGCTTCTGTTATCAAAAATATAAATAACGGAATAACTAACGAAACCTTTTCTGGCTTAGTAAGCTGTACATCTGTAAACACATCTGCTTGAAAGATTAATACAAAAAAACCTATTTTTAAAAGCATAGAAGCTAAGTACCCATATCCTGCTTCATTTGGCATTTGACTTACTAGAAGTTCTAATAAAACGTAAACAATACATGTACTTATTACATGAAATAAATATACTGATAGTAATGAGTATGATATACTATCTCCTAGCATATTTAAAATATAATTATGAGAAATATAACTCACTGCAAATAATACAAGAACAGTGATAATAAAATATAAAATACGTTTAATCATTTTTACTTAGATAATTTTGAAACTTGTAATATTACAGAAAACATAGCCCCAAAAACAGCGACCAATGTGCAAATTTTAGTATATAATTGATTTTCATTTACATACTGAGTATCTAGCCATTCACCGAGTTTGTTACCCAAATAAATAGTTAATCCCATTTGAAAAGCAATACTTGTAAACCGAATATATTTACTAAGCGGTTTTTTCTTTTTGTTTTTGTCCATTATTTAATTCTTTTACCGCACCTTTCATTGCACAAGTTGCATTAAATGATGCTCCTGGCTCTACCGAAAGCTTACCCGTAATAACATCTCCATTAATATTAGCAGCTGCTTTTACAGTTAATGTATTTGAAACAACTAAATCTCCTGAAAACTTACCTTCAATATCTGCATTTGCACATTCTACTTTTCCTTTAATAAAACCTGCCGCACCAATAATAACTCTTCCATTGGTTTTTATAGTTCCTTCTAAAGTTCCATCAATTCTAAAGTCTCCTTCTGAAATAATATCACCCTTTATTTGAGTGTTTGTACCTATA
The Tenacibaculum pacificus DNA segment above includes these coding regions:
- a CDS encoding AtpZ/AtpI family protein, which gives rise to MDKNKKKKPLSKYIRFTSIAFQMGLTIYLGNKLGEWLDTQYVNENQLYTKICTLVAVFGAMFSVILQVSKLSK
- a CDS encoding DUF6168 family protein — encoded protein: MIKRILYFIITVLVLFAVSYISHNYILNMLGDSISYSLLSVYLFHVISTCIVYVLLELLVSQMPNEAGYGYLASMLLKIGFFVLIFQADVFTDVQLTKPEKVSLVIPLFIFLITEAAGVFKLLNTK
- the atpB gene encoding F0F1 ATP synthase subunit A, with product MMIAKKSIKFLTILALVFTSFSVSAENGDTTLQDDGGRVNTKAEIEAYKKHHLADSHDFTLFSYTNDKNERKHVGVPLPIIVWTSKGLRTFMSSAFHHNDDGHVVVPADGVQLTKIHSKIYELNEGETAVSFDEAHRATNAHKALDFSITKSVVGMLLVGLLMIFGFRSLAKGYKKGAIPTGFARVLEPLVLYVRDEIARPNIGEKHYRKFMGFLLTVFFFIWVSNLLGLTPLGFNITGQLAVTVCLALFTFFIVQFSANKDYWKHIFWMPGVPVAMKFILAPIEFLGILTKPFSLFVRLFANITAGHSVVMGIAALMIILKAKFGTAGATGVSVFLTLFLTLIEVLVAFLQAYIFTMLSSLFIGMAVEEHDHH
- a CDS encoding bactofilin family protein encodes the protein MFSKESKKTSEAKVSERNVIGTNTQIKGDIISEGDFRIDGTLEGTIKTNGRVIIGAAGFIKGKVECANADIEGKFSGDLVVSNTLTVKAAANINGDVITGKLSVEPGASFNATCAMKGAVKELNNGQKQKEKTA
- the atpH gene encoding ATP synthase F1 subunit delta, encoding MKGSRPALRYAKAILNLAKETNKDSLVNDNMKLIASTIAESSDLNRMLKSPVVKANDKKTVLVALFGDKVDAIITNLFNLLEENKRMIMLEAIAKQYSIIYDAYKGVQVAKVTTAVVLTKELEDKIQAKIVSLTGNSASIENIVNPNILGGFILRVGDVQYDASISNQFKELRREFDNSHNIPQI
- a CDS encoding F0F1 ATP synthase subunit B, with the translated sequence MGIFNDFSIGLFVMQAFILLILIFLMVKFAWKPILSALNDREEGIQNALDQAENARKEMQNLQADNDRLFKEARAERDAMMQEARDIKENIVAEAKEEAQAQTSSMIENAKATIKQEQQAAISELKKTVTDLSLDIAQQLVKKELTSPADHLKLVEGMLEEITLN
- the atpE gene encoding ATP synthase F0 subunit C produces the protein MTGLTLIGAGLIVIGAGLGLGKIGSSAMEAIARQPEAAGKIQTAMIIIGALLEGLAFGALLLG
- the atpA gene encoding F0F1 ATP synthase subunit alpha, producing the protein MAGIKPAEVSAILKEQLTNFESKASLNEVGTVLQVGDGIARVYGLSNVQYGELVEFDNGLEGIVLNLEEDNAGVVLLGASTSVREGSVVKRTERIASLRAGEGIVGRVVNTLGQPIDGKGPIEGKTYEMPLERRAPGVIYREPVTEPMQTGIKSIDAMIPVGRGQRELIIGDRQTGKSTVAIDTILNQKEFYDAGNPVYCIYVAIGQKASTVAAIANVLEEKGALAYTTIVAANASDPAAMQVYAPFAGAAIGEYFRDTGRPALIVYDDLSKQAVAYREISLLLRRPPGREAYPGDVFYLHSRLLERAAKVINDDKIASEMNDLPDSLRGVVKGGGSLTALPIIETQAGDVSAYIPTNVISITDGQIFLDGDLFNSGVRPAINVGISVSRVGGNAQIKAMKKVSGTLKLDQAQYRELEAFAKFGSDLDAATLNVISKGQRNVEILKQAQNDPYTVEDQISIIYAGSKNLLKDVPVNKVKEFERDYIQYLNAKHRDTLNTLKAGKLTDEVIDTLTAAAKEISAKFSA